gtgatatgtggggtttaacctcccaaaaccaccatatgattatgagagacgccgtagttaagAGCTCAGTAAATTTCAACCAGTTTCGCTACCTTCAAATATGccaaaatttgatattacgtaacgtgaatggatctcgaaggtgtgtgactggtgcaaacatgataatcatgagatgcgtgttatgtaagaacaatAATGCACGTCACACTCAAGACGCCAATATACTGCGACTTGAACCGGCTCACGATCGCGCCAGCGTTTGTTTTATTGTGTCACGCCGGTGATGCCACTCCAGTCACCGATATTctcctagtagagatcagtggatctgcccactcACTTTAtttgtggatctgcatgccatattCGCAACTCAAATGACCATGAGAAGGCGCTGCGGATTTGCAGCATAGCAGATTCACGGAGGTCACAGCGTCCGCTGTCGCTAACACAAATATTCAGTTTTCTGCAGTGTGACTGCAGTTCACGCTGCTTTGTAGATGGGGAGCGGGTTGTTGACGTGGAGCATCTTACTTTAGTCGCCTCAGCGGTCCCGCAACCGCGAGCAGCGTTCTTAAAGAGGACGCATTGTGCGTGCAATGCACATGGCGCATCGCGTCTCTGCGAATTCGTTTAGGTACTTCGGGCACTGCAGTGACATGTAGTCACTGGTTACAACGGTCATTTATTAGGTTCGAGTCAACAAGTTAACACTGGTGCCTCACCGGGGAAGAAGAAATCTCCTTGGCCGttcgttttttcttcacgagCGGCACCATCCTACCGTGCCCCTACCGTATATGACTGGCGCTTGGACTGTTTGGACCTCAATACGCAACTTCCCTATATTGCCCCTAGGTGCCGCATGAATTGCTTGAATCGCGAATACTAGCAgacgcgcgctgcgctgcgttgctttgacgcatgcgcgtttgagcgcacacggtgTCCCTCCGATACGGAGAGGCAGACGCTttgctgtctaagtaacgtcatcggcgcgaaatgagaCATAAttcatttcgcaccggttgccaccAGGCCGCGCTGGTCGCGCCCGGCGTAACACTatcgagtgctcgcgttttaGCGTGACATCGCTGcacccagcctgcgcgtgcgtcaacgtttcgtcaaagtatattgggcccttcatgacgcgcttgccgccgttgcgctagctccaaATGTACCTAATTCGGTATCATGGGAagcgaatagacgacgaaggtaaatgacacgtccaaacctgataatcatattatgcgtttcatgtaaaacatgactcatgctacgctcatagtgttctcacggccgttttactagttccacatataccaaatttggtatgacatgacgtgaatgaacgatgaatgtaaatgacacgtccaaatacgATAATAATCAGAAgattttatgtaaaacatgaTGACATGCTACTCTTAaagcacgctcacggccgttctgctagctccatatatgccAAAGCTGGTATTAGGTGACGTTAATgcatggcgaaggtaaacgacacatccaaacatgataatcacgacatggaaatcatgtacggcataatttacctctggctcttaacgttgtactgatgttaaagtgacctatcacctttcctcattcatgcttcgcatatcatcgattcccactgtacgggagatctgccaatttttttacccgtccgttttctggttcgcttcctccattttgtatcgacattcctcatgtacaaataACTGAAATCCTTCCGAGCCCAACACTCCTCCGCCATTTGTCTGAATCGTTCcttaaattttatcttgctgctagcttccctgccgtCGATTGATGCCCAGCCCATATCGAGTTGTACTCCTTGATTTCCTGTATTCCCGTGACCTCCAAATTTTTTATACCGCAGCTCCGTTCAGCGCTTGCCACGTTTCGCTGCTACGTCGGTGAGTGGTGATCTGCGGCGGTGTATGCTGCGTATGCGCTCAATACACAGAATATTGCGCTCCgctgcggtggtcttgtggctaaggtacccggctgctgacccgccggtcgcgggctcgaatcccggctgcagcggctgcattttcgatgcaggcggaaatgttgtaggcccatgtgctgaaatttgggtgcacgttaaagaaccccaggtggttgaaattattggagccctccactacgccgtctctcataatcatatggtggttttgggatgttaaactccatatatcaatcaatcaatcacagaaTACTGCTGTTCTTCGTGGTGCACAATCAAAGCAAAGCAATGCTTCGTGAGTGTAAAGGCGCTAGTCAGTAATCACTAAGCTGGAAGCTTCAAAATTGCTGACATATAAAGCAGTGGCGGCACACTAGATGTTTCTCCAGCGGTGCCGATGAACGATAAACAAGAAGTGTGTAGAATTTAAATGAAATCATTAAGCAGCATGTGTAAATTGGTAAATGGTTGGTATATTTTGTTATAGCAGGCCTTGTGGGGGGCTGGAAGTAAGCACTCGCGTTACACTTTAAGGAAACTCTCGAAGTTTATTAGTTGAAATGTAAATTAAATGAAGCGAATACGTGTGCCATTGTCCAACTGCACTTCAAGTGCGCGCAATAATGTTCAAAATGACTCTCCGGTTTGTTTgccttgattttttttaattgaacgTAACTCTACAATCGTTAGCAGTTCATCTGGTTCAGCCTCCAGAACGTCGAAATAGAAAGTTTATAAAACGAAGACACCACAAGCAACAACGCCTGTATTGACTCATGTCATCGACCTAAACAAAACCTTGTGTTTGTTCCTTCGTCAGCATAACACACGCATGGACAATAAATCAGCTGGAACTTGTGGGTATAACACTGAAAGAAACTGAAAATAAACGTCTTGCACATACGAGTATGGAAGCAAGGCATCGCGTCAGTGCACTTCGACGCGAGCAGCCGCCAAAGGCGATGCGCTGAGAGAACGcccgttttttaggggcgaagctgcttatggcgtggcttgtgcatccctcgtagtacgtaacaaccagtggcacatacgcgaaatagcggtccttactattttgacctccaaggtggttccggtgagagatttcttctgtgcgttgttgaacaataaaagatagtgctcaatgcacatgttaatggctgctaagggggaatgagagacaggagcattcggcctttaggtaacgcgcacgctgcgatccccattagcagctattggcatgtacattgagcacgatctgacaagaaagggttgctacgttatactcgctgggtgtaacctccttggttctagaaaggtttagcgagcgttgcgctgcagagccatgaatacagtgaactagtatataccatgaactcgaggtggttaaagctgggaagtaaacccgaagcgcaagccgtaagaaagtgtgcatgtgccacctcccgtttagtccttgaagtgtccgctggaaggcggtgcttctatatggagaatatataatgaaaagatgcgagatggtggtacttggagtgctgaatagatggacgaacggacacacagacagatgcatgaatggacgcatgaatggacgcaggcgcggatgcctggacgaacgcagggacggacgcacgaacagacgcacgcacggacgggtggatggacgcatggacggttacacagacgtacgcaggaacggacggaagcaagaacgaatggacggacgaatgcttcgccccactccccatcattcactccgtggatatgctgccattttttttttttcgtaaaaatgTTGCCGGTTTTTTCTGAAGCATTAGAACCAGTGTGCGTGTTGAGGTAACAACCTGGCTTTAACGAATGTGGATCGATAATTCACGGCATTCAGActaccaaaaaaaaagaattaaggTTGTCACAAAACTGTCACAAGTTGAGAAATGGCGtgccgtcaaaaaaaaaaaaaaacgctagcaGCACTTTCCTTCATAAGCCAAACAACACTTATGTCATGCATGTCTTTCCATTATGCAGTTTGAAAAGTGCTCTTTCGATAATCTTGAAATTGCACGTGTTTCGATTTCGGTAGTCCCTGGAATTCTGACTCATGTATCGTGCCTTTGCAAATaaatgagattgattgatttgtggggtttaacgtcccaaaaccactatatgattatgagagatgccgtagtggagggctccggaaatttcgaccacctgggattctttaacgtgcgcccaaatctgagcagcaAATAAATGAGAGACGTTGATGTTACGACAAAAGACATCTGGACGAAACATTTTGTGCATTAACCTTCAGCTTTGGCATTGCTTCTCTTCactgcagatgttgaagaatatcAGCAGCCCACCAGAACCACAAACTTGTGTAATGAAGAAACGGCCACCAGGACAGAAAACACATGTACTAAAATATTTGTAGGAGAAGAATGCAATGTCACCTAAACAAAGTCATTTCATCGGAAGGTGCACCCGCAAGTCTCTGCTcctatttttttttgtgcttgtgatAAGTTATCGCAGCTAAAAACGGTGCTGTGGTAGCCCGTTGACCTGTTCTCGTTCCATATTTCTATGTTCAGCAGCACAACTGCTTTagcacatcaaaaaaaaaatggcagcatatccacggagtgaatgatggggagtggggcgaagcattcgtccgtccattcgttcttgcttccgtccgttcctgcgtacgtctgtgtaaccgtccatgcgtccatccacccgtccgtgcgtgcgtctgttcgtgggtCCGTCCCTtgcattcatgcgtccatccatgcatctgtctgtgtgtccgttcgtccatctattcagcactccaagtaccatcatctcgcatcttttcatcatatatcctccatatagaagcaccgccttccagcggacacttcaaggactaaacgggaggtggcacatgcacactttcttacggcttgcgcttcgggtttacttcccagctttaaccacctcgagttcatggtatatactagttcactgtattcatggctatgcagcgcaacgctcgctaaacctttctaaaaccgaggaggttacacccagcgagtataacgtagcaaccctttcttgtcagatcgtgctcaatgtacatgcgaatagctgctaatggggatcgcagcgtgcgcgttacctaaaggccgaatgctcctgtctctcattcccccttagcagccattaacatgtgcattgagcactatcttttattgttcaacaacgcacagaagaaatctctcaccggaaccaccttggaggtcaaaatcgtaaggaccgctatttcgggtatgtgccactggtggttacgtactacgagggatgcacaaaccacgccataaggagcttcgcttctaaaacaaAAGAAACACTTACCTTTCACGCGCTGCGCATGAAAAACGCGGCGATTCCTACACACCAGCGGCTGCGGCCAAACCACAGGTGGAGAGAGCGAGGAAAGGAAATGCACTACTTTTAGGCCACACTCCTTCTCTGGGTGTGAGCGGTCTATAGACATGCATATTATGCAAACGTAGTGCACGCTTCCTGGCGAAAAACTGGCGTCTCTTCTGTTATGTGGGTGCTGACGTGTGTCGGATTTTTATATGCCAGCGTATTCAGCGTTCCTGGTTTGCTCACAATACGAGGACAACTACACAATTCATAAAAAGGCATTTATCTACCTCAAATTCCCTGGCTTTGAAGACACTAAAGACAAAAATGACTTTTCGCGTAGTGGATAAGCACAATTTAACAATACCAAAAAGCCACTCTTGCTGTGAAACGACGCTTCGTAAGCGAGAAAATGTGTGAAAAGAAATTTAGTGAGATGCCACCTTCAGATTCCCGCATCAAGCACCTAGATGTCGTAGATTTCGAAGGTGTCTACTAAGTGGCATGTAGTTTCTAATCAATGAAACATAAGTACGCTGCTGTCTGTGGGTGTCATAGATCTAGCATACAAATTTGAAAAAGTTCCATTCCGCGTACGTCACGAAGATACGAAAATAATTTTAGAAACTGACACGCATGGAGATTTCAGTGTGAAATTTAGAAATGAATCTTGAACCTTCATTTTATTCAGTAGTAATGAAGTTGTGATTACCTCACCGGCAGCATTAGAGTTCTGAAAGGAAAGTTTGCCAATCTCAATCAAGTCTCGGCTCCTCTTCAGTGACGCTTTAAAGCGAAAAATCAGGCGCTGGCAGGGTCTTTTTCCTTTGTGAAAGAAACGTATTTCGGTGGTTCAGTGCACATTTATTGCCACCACCAAAATGTGCGTCAGCCCACTGACACACCACGTCGAGACGCCATGTATACAATAAAACGGGTGGGCTGAAAAGGTGGTGCTACATGAGAAACCATGAGAAAATGAAGGTATTTATACCAATTAACAATACATATTTTACGTATGACTTCCCGCAACTGTTCGACTCTCATAGTAAATATTAGAATATTCatatttttatatataaaaatgaaaaaaaactatCAGTAAACTTGAGCACTGTTGCTTGGCTAGGCGGCAGGTCGGAGCTTCGGCGCGTGCCACAGTGCGGTCAATAAAGGTTGCTGCCGAGTACAGCTATAGTTCCGGGAGGTTATCTTTTATACAGATCCTCGTCAGAGAATCCCCTTGGTTTTTGTCCTTTAGCTGAAGATACGGCTTTATCTTTTGCGCCGCAGCTTAGCACACTCGAACTGCTGCAGTTTATGCCCACCTTTGTTTGAGTATGTTACTGTACTATAACAGCATGCCAATACAGTGAGGTGACGCGGCGCTTTAACTTTTCATTTGACAAAAGTCTGAAGCccaagcttctttttttctctatatgCACATTACACTTTACACTCCGTCTATCACTATTACCGCCTTTTTTAGTACTTGACAAGGCTGACTTGTCACTTCGGGTCATGTCTTTTCACAATGGCCTTCTGCATTTCCGTGTCAAAGCAGTATTTTTCCGAACTTTCGCTTTGAGCGTGCTGCTCGTTCAGTGCCGGACAGACAACTTTTTCTTCGATTACagcaaaaagcaaaaaacaagAATTTAGAGGTTATAACTCCATTTTCGGCGCGTCGTGACGAGAACTTTCCTTCTAAACGCACACGCGAGTTGGCGCGTGTATTCCACCGATACATGATACTAAAATAAAAGTTCCTAGTTTAAAAATCTGCAGTATTCTAAGAGCAATATTGCTCAGATTAACTACGAAAGCTGGTTTAAGGGCTTGTGTCGTCGGAGTAGATTCGGTAGAATCAATGAGGGTGAAGCGTTGCTGGCTTGCAGTATTTCTTCCATGTAGGCAACCGTcgtgcctttgctcacgtgcttgtgctcgttgctgaagttcgtgagcatcactcTTGCGTTGCCTCTTCGCAGCTTGGCTATACCTCTGGCGACGCAAATTCTGCGGTTGATCAGCAGGTACTGGCCGCTTCAATGACGTTTTGCACGTATGTTGATTCCTGAGTGCCGACGAAAatgctgacgctggagcgaggaggAATGGTGTCTTGGTCTTCTAACACGCTCAAGGCCTGCCTTCTTGACAGCGTATGCGgtggcgatgctttttttttgtggatacTGTTGTTGACGCAGACCTGATTGATTAATtggtatgtagagtttaacgtcccaaaactactatattgacacgtgcggttcttttggtttacgaaggaagacgctatcactttctgttaggcgcaacgcaggccgcgtttatcttgtatgccactctggaacgcgttacgacgcgtgtataaaaaactgacacgtgcggttattttcgtttacgaaggaagacgctatcactttctgttaagcgcaacgcaggccgcgtttatcttgtatgccactctggaacgcgttacgacgcgtgtataaaaaactgacacgtgcggttcttttcgtttgcgaaggaagacgctatcactttctgttaagcgcaacgcaggccgcgtttatcttgtatgcctttctggaacgcgttacgacgcgtgtataaaaagccggcgcagtgcgccactgggggtcttttttttttcgaatgtgaTGACACGTTTATTATTACTATAATGCCTTCTTTGCCGCCAGTGCAGCCTCCTTCTGCAGGGCCTCGTTCGCACGCATTTTCTTCAGACCCTTCTTGTTGTGCCTCTTGGCAAACCGCATGTTCCGCACAAACTTGGCGTCCACCCCGCGCATGGAAGGCTTGTTTCCTTTCTTGGGCCTCTTGATACCATTCCGGTGGTCCTTGCGATTCTGGTTGTGATTGGTGTGATTCTTGGTCTTCGCCATAGCGACGGCGCTTCTTCAGCACTGCACCTCTGGTCACACACTGCGGCGTACACAAGCGAAaagatggcttaacgtcatcccaacgacgccgtgctcgacccgaagtcgtacacgtggtgcgacttaaaccttattacgcgcgctgattagctgtgacgcattgttaatgtaatttattgcatgtactctctcttatgttctgtctttagcatcgggacgatgctttttcagaggggggtagtgacacgtgcggttcttttggtttacgaaggaagacgctatcactttctgttaagcgcaacgcaggccgcgtttatcttgtatgccactctggaacgcgttacgacgcgtgtataaaaaactgacacgtgcggttcttttcgtttgcgaaggaagacgctatcactttctgttaagtgcaacgcaggccgcgtttatcttgtatgccactttggaacgcgttacgacgcgtgtataaaaagccggcgcagtgcgccactgggggtctttttttttttcggtgtcggccgacgactgttcacgccgctcttgctgtgagttgtgtttggccctgttttgctgggcacaagttcgcccaataaacagttcgcctgacaccgccctgactcctgcgtgcttcctctcaagcgctgcgtgtatcacaacctcg
Above is a window of Rhipicephalus microplus isolate Deutch F79 chromosome 1, USDA_Rmic, whole genome shotgun sequence DNA encoding:
- the LOC142768400 gene encoding large ribosomal subunit protein eL29-like; amino-acid sequence: MAKTKNHTNHNQNRKDHRNGIKRPKKGNKPSMRGVDAKFVRNMRFAKRHNKKGLKKMRANEALQKEAALAAKKAL